From the Streptococcus sanguinis genome, the window AGACTAGAATTTCTAGACAACATCCCAGTCACAGCCTCTAAATTATTCATTTGAACCAGGTTTCTCTCACTGGTCAGACATCACAGAATTTCAACATAAGTGCTGTATTTTTCCTTGACTTTCGAAGCGATATTGTCGTCCGTCACAACTGCACTGAGGTTGTCCAGCCGGTAAAAAGAATAGAAGGAATAGCTGTCAAACTTGCTGTTATCGGCTACAATGTATTTGCTGATGGCGTTGTTAAGGATAATCGCATCTCCGTTGCCTTCCTCTTCATTGCTGGTCGTAACATTATGACCGTCAATGCCATTCGCCCCAATAAAGGCCTTAGAAACCTTGATTTCTTTCAAAAGATTATTAGCAAACTGACCAACAAAGGTTTGAGTCTTGGCCCGATAGCGTCCGCCAATCAGAATTAAATCTAAATTAGCCCTTTCTTTTAACTTTTCAAAAATTGGCAGCGAATTGGTGACAATGCTGATATTTTTGCCATCCAAATAGTCTCCGATAAAATCCGTTGTGGTACCTGAC encodes:
- a CDS encoding DeoR/GlpR family DNA-binding transcription regulator; its protein translation is MKESRHRIILQELDQTGVVAVKNLKEMLGVTDMTIRRDLIDLEKQGMLTRVHGGAHKKVKNALNEISHSEKQMLNVEEKKQIARKCADLIADGDTVFIGSGTTTDFIGDYLDGKNISIVTNSLPIFEKLKERANLDLILIGGRYRAKTQTFVGQFANNLLKEIKVSKAFIGANGIDGHNVTTSNEEEGNGDAIILNNAISKYIVADNSKFDSYSFYSFYRLDNLSAVVTDDNIASKVKEKYSTYVEIL